The sequence below is a genomic window from Echeneis naucrates chromosome 13, fEcheNa1.1, whole genome shotgun sequence.
TTTATAGAGAATTTTCTTCACTAACTTTTCCAAGCTATACACAATAAATGTCTCAAAAACGAGTAAAGTAAATGAATGTCATGTACTGAATCTCATAGCTACATATATAGTTTCAGTTATCAATATACGTACTGAAGATGATGCAAATGCAGGGATTTTTAAACcccattttgttttcctttctttcctctcttgtGCAGGCCTCTCAGCCAGACGAGCTAACTATTGATGAACAGGAGATGTTGGAAGTCATAGAGGATGGAGACATGGAGGATTGGGTCAAGgtgcacaaacgcacaacaaGCATTAACTCATCCATTCGATTGTGCATTTTTGAATTTGTGActgcatttcattgtgtgtatgtgtttttccaGGCACGCAATAAGACGGGTCATGTTGGCTATGTCCCAGAAAAATACCTGCAGTTCCCTACCTCCAACAGTCTGTTGAGTATGCTCCAGTCTTTGGCTACACTTGACGCCCGATCACACACCTCATCCAATTCAACTGAGCCAGAATTGCTGTCTAGCTGTATCAATGGAGACACAAACAGTAAGCATGCTGTCAATTAGCTAAAGTCGGCTTTTTCTTTGTACTAATTAACCTGCACACCAAGAACTGAAGTGAACACACTAACCACTTTAAATGCATTTGATTATTCCTTTAATGAAGTTATTATGGGCCACTGAGAGTggcgtttttctttttactgctCCAATGAGTTCCAACTGAGTTTGCTGATTAGGATGTATTGTAATAAGCAAGTGCAGGGGTAGTCTACTGAACAAGAAACAAAgggctgaagagaaacagatttCCTTTTTAACTTGTTTATAGTTCTCAGTTTTGAATCTTGTTGCTCTTATTCCATTACCTCACTGACAGGAGACTAGGGTAGACCGATTGTATGAAATTAAGCAAAGATTACTAAACATCAGTAGTTGGACTTGCTGGGCAATTTAATAAAATGGGCATGAGCAGcactttatcacaaacattcaTTCTCTCTGGCCTCACTCTTATCTCTGGTTGTATCCAAACACATATTGAAGGTTGACAAAGCGCCAGCATGGAAAAAAGCAGTCGAAGTGCTGCTTAAAATCACAATAGTTTAATTTCACGATGGCTGATGAAGACTGttaagacagaaaagaagaagatgcTTATGCTTTAAGAAATATTGACTAGGCTTGCCAGACTGACTGATTTAcatcaaataattaaaacttCATGTTCCCTTCATGTTTCCTTcctaagaaaaaaagaaggtgaaatTACTTCTGGGTTGTGCCACTATATTGCCTTCTTTGTTGttgaaaatactgaaatgtaTTATTCTTCTTTCCTAACCCTCTTTGTATTGCCATGTGTTTGCTCTACATTAATATACTTGGATGAGGCACATGAGAAAACCCTGAAATCTAGTTATCATTACAGTTCACGTATCTTCTTCTGTCTTGTTCAATGTATGATCATCAGGAACTACCtggaaataatataatttttttatgtatctcTTGCTaatctcttctctttcctcttccactGCAGCGGTGTATGTCCGTGCACTTTATGACTATGAGGGCCAGGCGGACGAGGAGCTCTCCTTTTCAGAGGGAGCAGTGATCCGTTTGTTGAGCCGTGACACTCAGACCGACGACGGTTTCTGGGAGGGAGAGCTCAATGGGCGGGTGGGCGTGTTCCCCTCCGTACTGGTAGAAGATTTCACTGAAAATGGGGAGACCAGCGGGGGAGGGCAAGGTGATATACAGGTACATTAACACAAGGCATGTGGAGCTAAATCTCACAGATAACACACGCAACAACATTTAACTCAGTAGGAGAACTCAGAGAAGTGGAGTTAAAATGAAGGCATAACTCTTGCTTAAGTAACACACAAGACATTTGACTCCTTATTCCTGCGCTAAGCTGGAAATCTGGCCTTATCCATTTTTCCTCAGGGCACAAATACCGAGAATAGAGTCTAGTCTACTATGCCACTTTCtgccctctctcccctcccttcctgcCTGTTGTTCAACTGATCTATCAACAGGGCAGAGTTCACAAACACTGGATCAGAACTGCCATGTTCCTGCAGAGCCCTGATAAAAACCCTGCACTACAATCACAGAAGGAGGTCTTATCTGCGGCCCTTAACGCTCCCCTATTAGAGGTTCAGCAACAGGAAGGATACAGCCTCTCCCTTCCTAAAAGCCTGCAGTCATAACACAAAACAACtctacatgttttttttttttagtttgatcAGTAAAAGATAATCAGAATCTTTAAAGGTTGGTGGAGGAGGTCACACTTCAAACTAGTAAATAAACATTATTTCTTGATCATTTTTCAGCtaatttttatgaaaatgaaaaaaaaaaaaaaacccatacaGATCACGAGACTCAAAGTTACACACTCAGTGAACAGAAATATATCCCTAGGAGCCAAATGAGCAGAATTATTTATTCCAGTCTTTGCTTCTTTCTGCAGATATCTCCATCTCTGAAGTTGCCATCTTCTCTTCCACCACTTCCCCTATATGACCAACCTCCCATCAGCCCTTTCACCAGCCCCGAGACCTCCACCCCGCCTCCTCTTCCACGCTCACCCTCCACTGCACTTAACGGGGAGCACAAGCCTCCTCTGCCTGCCTCGTCACACAAAGGACCGCTGTCCACTCACAGTAAGACACACAAACGTGCTGAAGTAGTTGAGAGAGGTCATTGTGACTTTTTATTAGAAATCTCTATCTTCATAGATCAGAGCTCTGGCAGGAGTCCAGTGTCACCAGGATTTCCTCAGTCACAACCACAACGATTCACCCCTGAAGGAGGCCCAGGAAAATTACGACCTGTTAGTATGAAAAATTTTTCAAAAGCGTGCAAGAAAACGTATTTGTTTgctatggggggaaaaaagcattgTGGTGATTATATGTAGTGTAATTAGACATTTCAATATAACAAACCAAATTGCCTCTGTACTGTGTTAACCTTACGATTGGCTTGCAGAAAATTTGTTTATGTaaccattttgataattgaGACAATATTAAGttgttaaaaaccaaaataaaaccatccCTACTTCAAGACGCATACAGTGTGTGTTGGTCAGATGAATAGAGCAATTTGAATGTCACCTTGGGCTTTTTTCCATCCTATAAGTATTAATTACTTGCAGCCTAGTGTTGTAGAGCTAGAATACAAACAGTTTGATCACTTGTTGGctgtgttgttcttgtttttttgtctttttttttttatttccaagcAGGGCGCTGTATTAATTACAGAATAACCACCCCTTTTATTGTGTTAAGTGTTTTTATCATatggcagaatataaaaattACACAATTAGGAAAATCATGACATTaatgtttttcactgctgtagGTTCGAGCTGCTCCTCCTCCGCCTAAACAGCACTCCAGGAGACAGCAGGAGAAGAGCGACAAGACGGAGGAGGTGGAGATCACACTGGTGTGACAGGCAGACAAGTTGGTAGTCGTTTAAGGAGACtccaaaaattaaaacagatgaTAGACTAATCCCAAGGCTGAGGAACGGAACTGCTCTGAACTGAAGtgagctgaaataaaatgatgtgaagaaaaaagaactgAACCCCATCAACCCCTCCGGCCACTTTgcatcttttttccccctcagtctgaaggggagagaagagaggggaggtAAAGGCAGACTATCCAATGAATTAATGTCCATTATTAATGTCTGTTCATTAGTAGCTTCCTAATGAAGTGCAACATCTCTGTCTGCCGCCCCCGTCTTTCCATTCTCGCCTTAAAACTTCACCTCATTGGACAGCAAACCAGAGCACAGTAAAAGGAGTGGCACAGGAGGGAGGCTGTTTTCGAGAGGAGTGAGTGACAACTAAATGATGGCTTTGGCaagttttcttttatctttttaagcttacttcaaattttatttccttgtgcagttgtttccttttttctacAGCTTATAAAaggtttttgggtttgtttgggttttttttttcacttgcaaACAAATAATTATGAAGCATGAGAAAGGCCTTGGAGCCATGACACCAACAAAAGAAAGTGAGGGTATCAAACAAATAGAAGAAATCATTGATTATTTTTTGGCTTGAAATACAAttagaaagcaaaagaaaggtAAAGTAAATGATTTAATCTATCATTGGTGgtatacaaaaaagttttaaatatgttatatttttatataagcTCCTTACAAAGTAAGCTTAATGAAAGGGAACTAGTCAAAACTTGCCAAGTTTGTCATGTTTAAGAGTGGGGGGTCAGGGTTGAAGTAAACGGACAGAGAAACTGGGTCGTATGTGTGGACAGTGCCCTCCTCCCCAGCCCTTCCCTGGCCATATATAGCTCTTATTATTATACGTATTCAATGTGTAttagtacagtacagtacattaCTGTTATCATAGGAATGTTATGCACAGCGTTTCACATAGACTAACTCAGCTGAATGGATGGCCATGTCTGATATGTAGTTGAAGTTCTCATCTTATCCAGAAAGGGCATTGTAAATACAATATGAAGCAGAGTTGAAAAGTAAGAGGGGAGCGGAGAGTgccagaaagagagaaaatggaggCTGGATCCTTCCTTCTGCTCTTATCTTcatttctctcccctccctctcttctctaATGTCTGTTCTGTCCATTTGCAGTTGGTGTGAATCAATAACTATCATATACACGCAGGGTTACACAATATTACACACACATTGCTATATCTTCCCTCATTCTGTGACCCGTTCTGTGTTTATGTCACTGATTGGTTCAGGAGGAGGACGATGGTGCTGTCAGAGGCGCTGGAATTGTTGCTATTCACCATTCggtgaaaagaaaagctttatCTGAGATGATATAGGCAATGAAAATTATTTGGGGTCAAGAGATTTTAATAATCACAGAATGAATACTATGACTTTTATCCCATACAGATCATATCTCCTCTCACATTGATTTTATTCACCTATAACATATATCCTTTTTTAACTGAGATGCGCTACatttacagatattttttctctctgttgttttaGTGTCTCCATCACATCACTATGGTAGTTTTAttccataaaaataaacatatccGCAATATTTCCAAGATTTATGAAATAGATACATTGTGCTGAATGGGCCGAACCAGCAAGAAtcgctttttttgtttgtttagttttttttttattcagtctgtACTCAAAgtcaaggaaaaagaaaaaagatttccCCCTTTACATACCTATCAAACCTTTAAAACTTCTTACCCAAAGGGCAACGTagcacttttatttatttgtaccTTCCCCTGAAAGTAGCAGTACCTTCAATTAGCAGGAGGATGTGTAGAAATGACTCACTGAATTGAATCATTGTAGTTACAAACAGCAATCAGAGTCATTCTTTTCATTGTAATGCTGTGTTGGATcctctttgtttcagtgtgacTGATACTTCTATTTTTAAATCTCTGCTCTTCTAAAGAGACGGAGAGCTAATCGTGGACTGTGTAATTTAGTGTTTTCCTTAACTtataaagaacaaagaaaaaattacagtcttttgaatgaaaatatgGAGAAAATGTgtggtgttcttttttttttttttgtttttttttttacgtgtgATTGTTtatcagagagaggaggaaaactgACTGACTAACTGGTCTGTGTTCAACTCTGAAGATGTGCCCCACTCTCTTcctacatatttattttaagctgCCTCTGATTTTGTTAAATGCTCAGAGATATGAATAGGATAATAAATGGATGAACATTTATCAGTTCTTCTCCAAAATTGCAGTATTTCCTGATTGATTGGTTAAAAAGTGCACATTATGTAGTATTGTGAGTATGTGAAATATGTGGGGACACAGCTTGAGGCTTGGGCTCAAACTGATCGGTCTATAAAGTGGAGGTGAGATTGAAACAATATCCGATTGATACAAGTGAAGGCggaaattgtgaaaatattaaaagaaacaacCTTAATagtttttgcatcattttttagaaacaacattttttgtAGCATTCCCACCTAAGAAAGGATAAGGAAGCTGGAGTTAAAGTTTAAGCTCCAAACCTCTGCTCTTCTGCTGTTGTAGGAAATGGCATTGACTTGTAACAGTGTGGTCAAGGCGACTTGAACAACAGCCTCTCCTTGATCTCTCTGAGATCTTATTTATACtggttttcaaactttttttgaaGTTTATGGTTTACAGCAGCATCCCACAGAACTTCCCACCCTAAATGCTCAAACAGTCAATGTGTCAAAATGTAGGATTTTTTGTTGGTAGCTGACAATTTGAACATCATTATTTATCCTTTTTTAACAGTCCCTCTCATCCACAACAGTGTTGAATTTTTTGGTATGAGCcggtttttgctttttttttttatgtattacataattctatatattttttgtccTTGAATTTGGAGCAGTTGCAACGCCGCTGCTGTTATTAATGATGTGGTGGAACAACTGgccttctctctcttcacaaagtgttgccatggtgacaatAATGAGAACAGGTGCAAAAGTCTTTCTGCATATTATTATTGGCTGTACAAAAAACTAagtttgtatttattgtgtacaaatgttaattaataaaaaaaacatgataagTTGTTTATGGGTCATtcagggttgttgttttttgtttgtttttttttttttcctgctatttCTGTTCTTCTCAgtggttatgtgtgtgtttgtaaacaCCTGTTGTACAAACTTCAGTCATGTGTCAGCTACATGtatatgtacgtgtgtgtgtgtgtgtgtgtgtgtgtgtgttacatagATGTGCCAGTCACTGGGAGTGGGTGTGATCATGATAACACACTACAAACAACTGAAGGGAGGATTTCCTGAGTGGAGcagaagggaaaagagaaacatcGCGGAGGGAAAGTAGCAACCCAACTTAATTTGGACCAACGACAGCGCCACACTAACTTTtagataaatttttttttttttaccagcagCAGTTGATGTTTACATGAGCCCCATGGGAATACGAATGGATTGGGCCCCTGCAGATGCCACCTGCCGCTCATCCTGTGTGAAACTCTATCTGTGCTCTAACCCGGATGGTATGTAGATGTAGATGCGTATGTCTTTCAGTCATGTCTATTCAGTTGTTGGTGATGTGTCGTATTTGTTTGCGCTCTGTACAGACAGCGTTGAAGAGCGCAGAGCTCTGAGAGAGAGTGTTTTCCCCAAACTTAGAGAGCAGTGCAGAAACACAGTGGGATTGGATTTCACAGTGAGTACACACTCCACTGTTCACTTTagtatttttgttgctgtgcttGGCAGGGATGTActactttattttatgttttataatCTCTGGCTTTATcataataaacataaacaagatGAGGCGATATGCACTTTTTATGTTgttacattaaaaaacaatactGTTTTGTCATAACCACTCAAACGAGTAATAGCTTTTAGAAGGAAAGGGAGCAGTTAGCTGTGGCCTGCTGGAGGAACCAacttcactttcttttattatttttttagtttggaAGAACAAAGACACCAGCAGGGTGCCTTTGTTCTTTCAACCAGAAGATCCACTGAAATTTATATTACGCCTTTCTCTGAAAGGAGCAACGTAAATcaatagtgtgtgtttgtgtcatctaAATTTCATCTTAACTTTTAAATCCATAGATTACATAAATTGTTCAGCTTTTGTATTTATAAAATGCCAAATACAAAATCAAACATTGAAATTGCGCTTTTTCCCTGGCAATagtcaaaatcaaatcaaactgaaggcaaagggggaaaagaaagaattttcTCTTGCTATTctagaagaaaataatttaaattagcCATAACAGAGATATTGCACCGATGTGCTGTCATGGGTGTAACTGGGATTGCAGTCAATTCCCATTACATTTGCCTGCttaattggacaaaaaaaaaaaaaaaagagcagcagtgTTGTGATGATGCACAGTGTTGTagtttgtgttcatatttttgtgAGGGTGTCAGATCCCCTCAGGGCATTTCAGTCACCACACTGCGCCAACTTTATTCAGAAGCATGTGTAAGCTGGAACATGATGTATTATTTAGCCACTGCAGGGCCAGTTGTTATTACACCTCACTTTTCATAAACTGAATTACCTGCCATCTCCCCTCAAGTTGCTCTGTTAACCATTGTTGTTGTGAACAGGTAATAGATCCATATGAGTCCAGTGATCCCAGTCGCTGGCCAGATGAACACACCAGACAGCAGCTGATTAAAGAATGCAGAGAGAGCTCAGCTGGACCCTTTTTACTGGTAGATAAATCACCAGAAAatcttttgttgctgttgttgttgtcgtcattTTTATTAATACTGACGCTCTCTCTGTGGCTACATGGCGACACTGCAGGCCCTGGTAGGACATCAGTATGGACCAGCCAGTCTGCCCCTCCAGGTGGAGGTGGCAAccttccagctgctgctgcaggagggcCAACAGGCAGGCGTCAGCACCCAGCAGCTGGAGAGGCTTTACCAAAGGGACGAGAACAGCATCCCTCCCTCCTACCGCCTGAGGCCTCCCCTCGCATTCGCCTGCTCTGCTAAGGTAATCAGCAACttagcatttattcatttactgcTGAATTACActtgattaatttaatttatcatgattttatctttaatttatGACTTAATTTATCTGATTAAGCAAACACAATTCAGTTCAGACTTAGCTCCTATTACAGCCACAatttaaatctgaataaatatatgtttcatcagtagtgacagatttttttattaataaagaataaacaaccacaaaaagtTTGATTCAATTTCCTTCCCAAATTAGagcttttaaaatgacattcCTGATTATCTTAATGTGGATATATCATTTAATAGTCTGAAGCCTCGATGATGTTGATTTTAGTCCTTTCTCAGTAATCTGTTTATCAgataaatctgtatttttggGCAAGTGATTATATTttagtgaaaatgtgtttttgtatttaactGGATAAATAATATTTCTAATTAATGACAAAATACAACTCATTTAGTCTGTGGTGTCGCTTTCTGAAAGTATCTGTCTTTTGTTGAACAGAAAGAGGATAATGAAGAAGACAACAGCCGGATTCAGGCTAAGGAAGAAGAGCTTAGGAAGATAATTCAGACGATTGTAAATCTGTGTGTCCACAATGGACAAATGTCGGCAGAGCGAGCCCAACATTACTATAGATCAGGTGAGAAATACTCTGTGGGTCTTGTTTCTCTGTGcgcttgtgggtttaattcaGCGTACTGTCCTCTCCAGCCCTCGACACAGATCTGCGATTTGCTCTGGACAACCGTCCcgatgatgacatcatcagacgCTGCCTGGTCTACGTCCACAAGGTCATCAATGcgaaaggagagagagagagaagacagatgaGTTTACAGCTGCAGGAGGTAAAAGTCATCGACCATTTTCTCATGAGCTTCTATTTATTTGTTACGGGATGACCACCCATTCAAGGGGCACGTATGGGTTAGTACCTATCATGAATAAAagtccattttcttttcctggctATGAATGACTGAAATAAATTTGATCGCCTTGCCTTCCTGCCCGTCACTCACAGACTTCAGGTCAATCACTTGGAGATTTTAAAGGCTACAGAAGTGGATAGCTGAGGTTTGCCTTTACTGGTCCCACATTGAATACAATATAGCTCTCTCTAGCTCTCAATAACCAGTTTTTGGCTCAAatagttttgatttttttagGAACAAAGAATATGTTTGTAGTTCAATAgtgaattaatttttatttacttcagaTGCAGATCGTACCAAAGTGAACAACTTTGTTTCCACCTCTTGTCCTTTAAGGCTGCGATCTCTGACCTAAAGACAGAACTCACTGATGCACAGCTACTCTCAGAGCTCTGTGACGACTTCCTCCCCAGTCTTATCACTTCTCGTCGACTTGTAGTCTacacctccaccacagagtgtGACCATCGCCATGGTTACACCACAGCCAGGAGGCGGAGCTACGCTAAGTCTCTGTGTCAGCAGGTTTACTCTGACCTTGTTGGGCTGATTGACCGCTTCAGCATGTTCGATACCAGAGAGGAGTTTCAGACTGATCAGGGCGAGCTGTGTGACGCTCTGTCCCGACTCTATGTTGTCATTCAACCAGAAGAGCAAGAGGTTAAGATGAAGTTGGTGTCTTCAGACAAAATGCACaggattaaaatgtttttaatatttatttgactGAATTTTATTAACTGACCAATAACTTTTATACtttctatatttttatgttgtggAATTTGTACAAAACTCAGTTTATTATATatgtaatattatttttaattatttgtgtcACAGTCACtgaagttttctttctttgacgTCAGATCAGAGCCTATGTAAGGGATAGAGACAAACACTGCCTGCTTTTGGTGACAGGAGGGCCGTGCACAGGGAAGTCAGTGCTGCTTGCACACTGTGCTCGACAGGTAAGTGAACTATAGCGACATTTCTTATTTAATTCTATTAAAATGGCATTTCCTTCTATTGCTTTGGCTTGTTTTTTAATGATCTTTCAGTTTAAATTGTATTAATGTCTGTCTCCACAGATTAAGTTGTGGCTACCAGAAAGCGATCCTGTAGTGATCCCTTATTTTTGCAAGCTGCAACAGGGTCTGTCCTCAAAGCACCTGTTGTCCAGCCTGTGTAATCAAATAGCCAGTAGATATCAAAGGGACTCTCCCAAGCAGCAACCCAGTTTTGACCTTGGCCAGGACCAGGAGGATCTTTGTTGCACCACAAACTGCAGAGACAACAAACGTGATTCTAATATTGACCTTGTTACCAAACAATGCCCACATCCCACAGGACCTCAGATCAGTCTGTCTGAGCTTAAGGaacatttctcctctctcctctcccttctgCCTTCTCCCAAACAGCCACTGGTTCTAATCCTTGACGGCTTtgatcatttcaaaaatgactttatttttcctcagaTTGTTGAGAGCCTCCcatctcctctccctcccagTGTAAAACTAATCCTCGCAGTCTCCTCCAGCCAAGCACGTGTCCTGCAGGCTATCAAACTACAATACCCAAAATGCAGTCCACCCCACTGTCTATCAGAGAGCGATAAGGAGTGGGGATTTATCCTTGTACAGTTGGGAGTGGCAAACAGGAAAGAGTGTGTGAAGATGTTGGCATCACTGCTGATGAGTTCAGGAAGGACAGTGACATCAGGACAGCAGGCTCTGGTGAACCAGGCATTGGCTTCCTGTTGTCTGACTCTCTATGCTCGACTGCTACACGTGCATACCTCACTCTGGTACTCCGGTAAGACTGATacagtaaacaaaaatacagcttattaaaacagatttcatttatgattttgtatttttctcataGTCAATAAATCCCATGAAAACACCACAGATTACATTATTCTCTCGCTTAATATGTTCACATGACGTTAAAAAAAGAGTAAATCGTTTCTGAGTTGGGGACAGCAAATGCTGAAACTCCAGGCTGAAGTAAGTGCTGAATTAGAGGATTTAGGGGactattttcaaaaaaacatatgaaactGGCTGAGACTGAGAAACCTATGGTCCATCTGTATGCTCAGCTTGACTTAGTATTCTTCTGTCTAAAGACAAACCAGAAAAGTTATATAGGGTTGTACAGTACAGTCCATACAGGGTTACCACTGAACTGctaatcttttattttcatcctgTTGGTGCAACAACGTGTGAgcagttgatttgtttttggacaAACGATAGCGTTCTGCAGGTCAGGGGAATACGCTACAACGTTTCATTTTGGAAACTTCATGGAATTTGTGAAACCTGAAAAATCTCCAGACTGACGCTTTAAAACGTtgtccctctttctttcttaccATCATCAGATTCAGATGTGACTGAGTCATCTCTCCCCAGTGGCGTCCATGCCTCCATTTCTGCACTCCTGGATCACCTTGAGCAGAAACACGGCTCCTCCATTGTGGCTCGTgctgtctccttcctctctctctccaggacAGGACTCACTGAGGCTGAGCTCGCTGATCTCCTGTCCAGAAATTACAAGGTGCTGTCCGAGTATGTCCAACAGGGTGATAGCCCTTCCTCCACTCTGAGGGTGCCGCAAGTCGAGGTGGAGAGACTACTGTTGGATTTGAGAACCTTTCTAATCAGAGGGACGTTTGCGGGGTTGCGTGTTTTGTTCTGGATGAGCAGGCATTTCAAGCTGGTGGTGGCTAAGAGGTATTTAGGCACTCATGAGATGAGGAAGGAGATTCATTCAGAGATGGCAGATTATTTCAGTGGCCAGGGGGCTTGTGGGAATACCAAACCATTTCTTGTTAACCGGAAACCAGGACCAAACAGGGACGCTGGCCAAACAAAAATTTGCACAGACAGGCAGCCATCCAGCAAGCCATTTCTCTTCACATCTTTGTTCCAAGATGCAGGTCGGCTTAATTTGAGAAATATCGTAGAATTGCCATATCATGTACAACAAAGTGAGAAGTGGGAGGAGTTGGAGTGTGGGCTGTTAATGTCATTTGAGTTTCACCAGGCGATGGTTCAAGCTGATCTTCTGGGTGATCTGATAGCCATGTTGGAAGTTGGCCAAGGGTCAtcaaagtttacatttttaagagA
It includes:
- the LOC115053563 gene encoding NACHT and WD repeat domain-containing protein 2, producing MSPMGIRMDWAPADATCRSSCVKLYLCSNPDDSVEERRALRESVFPKLREQCRNTVGLDFTVIDPYESSDPSRWPDEHTRQQLIKECRESSAGPFLLALVGHQYGPASLPLQVEVATFQLLLQEGQQAGVSTQQLERLYQRDENSIPPSYRLRPPLAFACSAKKEDNEEDNSRIQAKEEELRKIIQTIVNLCVHNGQMSAERAQHYYRSALDTDLRFALDNRPDDDIIRRCLVYVHKVINAKGERERRQMSLQLQEAAISDLKTELTDAQLLSELCDDFLPSLITSRRLVVYTSTTECDHRHGYTTARRRSYAKSLCQQVYSDLVGLIDRFSMFDTREEFQTDQGELCDALSRLYVVIQPEEQEIRAYVRDRDKHCLLLVTGGPCTGKSVLLAHCARQIKLWLPESDPVVIPYFCKLQQGLSSKHLLSSLCNQIASRYQRDSPKQQPSFDLGQDQEDLCCTTNCRDNKRDSNIDLVTKQCPHPTGPQISLSELKEHFSSLLSLLPSPKQPLVLILDGFDHFKNDFIFPQIVESLPSPLPPSVKLILAVSSSQARVLQAIKLQYPKCSPPHCLSESDKEWGFILVQLGVANRKECVKMLASLLMSSGRTVTSGQQALVNQALASCCLTLYARLLHVHTSLWYSDSDVTESSLPSGVHASISALLDHLEQKHGSSIVARAVSFLSLSRTGLTEAELADLLSRNYKVLSEYVQQGDSPSSTLRVPQVEVERLLLDLRTFLIRGTFAGLRVLFWMSRHFKLVVAKRYLGTHEMRKEIHSEMADYFSGQGACGNTKPFLVNRKPGPNRDAGQTKICTDRQPSSKPFLFTSLFQDAGRLNLRNIVELPYHVQQSEKWEELECGLLMSFEFHQAMVQADLLGDLIAMLEVGQGSSKFTFLRERLLLASILKLSACLLQHTPLQLPIVMESGLILYLDVFPALKGYVREIRQRRRKRANGLGVLLCSSPSSVPPIHHLKCDSKSKHVSVAEASATDCGIVAEVMDDGSAWIWKSPGCGVAKVSGSCEQKELKFAGVKSSNHFLLLSTHCNKLLLWDVTGPEMFLELKDPFKTNQRAPNKIRGFVGCQKKLFMWLEGKSFVSLFTVSSEILMQFECQSSVTCVVCSSNGVYIYCGQDEGTVFIFDTDSRRLVGTCTNLKHSAVTSIILCEDKREMVCVDSSGNLTVWSIATKTQPRLVKERLTVVESKNILNTDYSKEIQLLLVCQSNQVILWDTSEWELSDHFLAPRGRTFIQAVLSQDGHHFLALLDACAFILVWRVDTGECVLYLEANTQPHALLKMASDVVCVTRDGCLTVWDCGMIDSAGSAPKTGCAVKEVVFERTGEWFYTSDGSETVWRWSLETGFPCAAFLHHGPVQKLCLSPNDIHLLTLSAGDVYVWLTETCQNILRIKGTRAIDILITPNGNFGVSISRAGLSRVWKLANGSVICSIHLYLSNAVVSPESTFLIGCRHGDLIAASLWSGSISKRFSCVEASEQVVAFHALSEHPDFVMVMTSSGAMYTWKVTEETVCRHFQLPQSFQCQLQVFQMSSNGNYALLSTDNDTINLLDLSQIRLFSFKAEGPVIKACLDKTGHFAAYLSLEKLCACDLLVTHVLTVVRLSDGEKLGSVCLSKNPLTLAVCKQQCVFVGFEDGSVGVYSVSEIMLNREDVARCREKQCPFERAPSRWLALPTPNITWS